A region of the Verrucomicrobiia bacterium genome:
CGGGAGCGCCGTCGGCAGGGACTAGCCTGGAAAACACCAGGCGCACAAACGTGCCGTCCAGCAGACTGCCTGACAGTCGGTGTGCAAACTCATCGACGGGGTTCGCTCTGGCCATGCTGTGATTATATGCGCAAATTGGCACTAGAGCGACTTCGGCTGTTTTCGACGTCGTCTCGGGCGCGGGCTTCGCAACTTTGAGCGCGTCAGCCGCCTTCGCTATTTGACCTGCGACGTGCAGTGCGGGCATCGTGTGGCTTTGAGCGGAATTTCCGATACGCAGTACTCACACAATTTCGTGGACGGCGCGGGCGTGGGGGCCGCAGCTTCTTTGCGCTGCAGTGTGTTCATGGTCTTGACGGCCATGAATATGCAAAACGCCACGATGAGAAAGTCGATCACCGTATTGATAAACGACCCGTACGCGATCACCGCCGCCCCGGCCGCTTTGGCGTCGGCCAGTGATTTGAATGGCCCCTTGCTGCTATCGAGATTAATGAACAAGTCGGTGAAGTTGACGTTGCCCATGACCCTGCCAATCGGCGGCATGATGATGTCATTGACAACGGAAGTGACAATCTTGCCAAACGCGCCGCCGATGATCACACCGACCGCCAGGTCCACCACACTGCCACGCATCGCAAACTCTTTGAACTCTTTGATCATTCCCATGACGGTGTCTCCTTCTCCGTTGGTGCTATTCTTTACGTCCGTTTCGCTTGATTACCCGTATTGGCCTCGCCCGATGAATCCCTAGGGTGTTGTACCCAATCCAGTGCCGAAAGGCAACCGAACCCCTTAAACACCCACTGAAATGGGTTCGTTTTTCGGAAACGAACCCATTTGCAAACGCGCCTGCAAACGACGCAAGAATCTGTAAATAAAAACGATACATCAGAAATGATGCGAAAATAAAATGGGTTCGTTTCGCAGAAACGTATAGGGGCTCCTTATGTTCGGTCTTCGTAGAATCCCAGCGAAGTGGGTTCGTGTCATCCTGTCGCACCACCACTCGAAGAAATCGGGGGATTGAAAGCCGAACATTCATCAACTGCCCGGAGTATACGCATTCCCGTGGCCCCTGTC
Encoded here:
- the mscL gene encoding large conductance mechanosensitive channel protein MscL, producing the protein MGMIKEFKEFAMRGSVVDLAVGVIIGGAFGKIVTSVVNDIIMPPIGRVMGNVNFTDLFINLDSSKGPFKSLADAKAAGAAVIAYGSFINTVIDFLIVAFCIFMAVKTMNTLQRKEAAAPTPAPSTKLCEYCVSEIPLKATRCPHCTSQVK